The window tttcgaaATAGACCGATAAACAAATATCAACCATAGAGGTCCATGTAAATATAAACGATCACTAGTGAACTTGCACAAAAAATTGCCTACCTGGTCAGTGCTACgaatataccgggacaatctcttgaaacttgaaaataatttgcgcatGCGTTTAGCATGTTTTATCAGCTGTTCATGCaagctggccatcccgagtttcagctgtcaaactctgtttctggcggcgatgtagttgacacgaattttcgaggttagaatctcaaataattgagctattgactcggaaaggtttcggaagcatttttttattgtgcCGGGAAAttgattcttcaaaaaaacggtcgaaatttaatgcttatgctcttttaaaattcaaacgtacacattttgcgtacgttggcccgcctggatcgcggacaagaatatcgctgcgggaagatttcgccgaccaatgagattgaattatttggcgcatgcgcggttgattttcaagtctCAAGAGATTCTCCCGGTATAAAAACACTGAGTAgctaataaattattgcaaatgTATCCTATGTGGTCTGATTAAGTGAAACATAATCTGAGTGTGTGGATGGCTACTGGCCAGGCAGTGTGCAGGAGACTGTGGTGCACCGCGCCAGTCTGGGATCCAGCACAAGCGTGCCATACACAGCACATGCCATGGGCTGATGGGACCGCTTGTGCCTACGGAAAGTGGTGCCACCGTGGAGAGTGCGTGTCTCGGAAGCATCTCAAGCCGGTCGATGGACAATGGGGACCATGGGGAGAGTGAGTTTTGCTTCAAAagaataaacaattaattttcaactgaaggaaatttattttttgctaaTAAAAGGTGCTTCCAAAGTAGAATTCCATACATTACATATCATTacttgtaataattacaaattaaatttgctcaagttaaaaataaattgaatgacATGATGGAAAtgcattacaaaaaaaaaaaaaaaagaaaaaagaaacccaCGATATTTTGTGATAAGTCTAGTATTTTCGCTTTTAATCTCGAAAAAAGTGAATGTTTACGTGATTTTAACTCCaatcttgaataacttttaaaATGATCgagttatcaaaaaattatgagagatcttttttgtagaatattgaattccgaaaaatatttatcggatattatttctaattgcctcgttactgattgtgagctaCAAGAttcagaaataacaaaaattgttttcgcTTGTTgaataaatggaaaattacGTTCAAGAACCACTAAATATTAACGTTAAGGATTCAAATTATAACAGGCGTCTCATTTCCGTTTCCTACATCTATTAAACGTatgactttaaaaaaaaatagtcaattttttggGACTACCATAATAAACATGTCTCTCGACGATGGTAAATCTTCCTAGATATGTTGGCCAATTTATCATAATccaatttgtaatttgttcttttttattttaaacttcCCTTATTTGAAATATACGTGTTGCACTATCAATTATTACTTTCAACAAAATTAGGTACTGAACACGTTTGGTGTCACAGCATATATTTAACGTGTTCTCAAATTGTCACTTATAATTCTCTATACTTCCTGTAAATTTTAAACGAATCATCCAAATTGAATATTACGTATCTTGTTTCAAATGACAtttcaatcattatttttacgcAAGCCGTAAGACGTCAGATCATTACTTATTACTTTGCGcattgtgagaaaatttatagtaCTGTTTTAAACGGCAAAGTCTCAAAGTACAGAATCTCTAACATTTCACACTTTCACAATTGAAATAAGTttgtttacgaaaaaatagAACGATTGTTTAAAACGTTATGGTATTGGATTGTATGTTTATATGCGTTGAAATATTGACGTATTGCCGTCGAATTGTTGTTTATTGGGTCATTCTAACCGATTTCATTATATCCATTATTTACATGTCAATATCGTTTGAAAccaatctttcattttacttgaGCAATAACAttgtgtatatgtgtaatattatttcagTTACGGAGAATGTACACGAACATGTGGTGGTGGtatcaagaaaaaatatcgcgaATGCAACAATCCGCTTCCACAAAACGGTGGAAATTACTGCATCGGCACCAGGGTGAAGTACCGCAGTTGCGGAACGAAAGATTGTCCATCCGACAGTAAAGATTTCAGGTATGTAGAATTTATCATCATTGGTGTTTATGGAAGCTGACATCCAAGTTGTCGTGAAAAATcacatggaaaaattttcttacagaGAAGAACAGTGTTCGAAattcaacaacaacaacatgaATATTCGCAACCTAGCAAGAAATGTCAAATGGCATGCAAAATACAACAGAAGTgagtttatttctttataaaaATCTTTAGTTCTCGGTACAACATGACGATCATTCGATCCGGCTACACAGAGAATAACGTAATATCGTAAAAAAGGTTGCATCTTTGAAGATATTTGCATGTAATTGctccatttttctttcagtctTACCCAACGATCGTTGCAAATTGTACTGCGAGGTAGAAAGTAATCAGTATTACATGTTACGCGACAAAGTGATTGATGGAACGCCCTGCGGTCTTGATACTTTCGACATTTGTGTGAACGGTCGTTGCAAAGCGGCCGGCTGTGATCACATATTGAATTCATCCGCCGAATTGGATACTTGCGGGGTTTGCAAAGGAGATAATTCAACCTGCCAAAGGATCACAGGTTCATACAATATCAGCCGTTACGGATATACCAGAGTGACCAAAATACCTGCTGGGAGTAGTTACATCGACATAAGACAGCACGGATGGCGAGGATCGAACAACGACAGCAATTACCTTGGTAATTCGGTGTTTTCttttggtgtaaaaaattttcaacgatattccgcaagaaatcgaaaaaaatccaccatttttttggttttctcATTGAAAACGATAGAAAAAACTACAGTGAATTGAGATCAtccacaattttttacacggtataaaaaattaaccgtaccagaaaaataaaacgaaactcCGTGAATTTTCGTAAACGAGTAGGAATATTCACGAAAAGTTACGATAATCGACGGTTTTCGAGAcaagaataaaacaaattcatCGGCCGTGAAAATgaggataaaattatttttctcgagCTCTTGTGAATTTCACAGAAATTAACACActaatgattaattatttctttctaTTCGTGTTCACTCCGTATTTAGCGctaaaaaatggtgaaaccGGAGAGAATATTTTGAACGGAAAATACATGGTGGCCCATCGTAAAGTAATCATACAACCTGGGATTACTATCGAATACAGCGGACCCGAATCCGTGATTGAACGTCTAAACAGCTCCCGGCCTATTGCATTCGACCTAATTTTAGAGGTGAGTATATTTcttgaaagaatttcaaaagaatacaGGAATcgcgaattaaaaaattcgttcagTCTGACTTGACTGAAAATGGTCGCTTGACTAGATTTTTCAGTCttgattaatttataattattgaattgttaaatatttactTAATCCAGCTGTCTGAATACCAGAAATAAACCTCAAAGTAAGCAGCTAAATGTTTAGGaaggtattttttatttttatttttttttttgcgttaaGTGGGTAAAAAACAGGTGTGAAGAAAGGGAGAATTAATTTATCTATCaactgaaaaaagtttttcacccCATGCTTCTGACGGTATTGAAGTTCATTGCAAAGTAaaatttacttaatttttgttcccgttttatcggaatttttttcccgacaAGCCCAGAGTAAATAGGTTTTAAGGAAGTCTCCattttaatagaaaaaaaacaaaaccacaATTAGTCATAGCTGTGATTTTGTGACTTACGTAGATTTTGTCGGTTGGAAGTTTGTACCCACCACAAATATCGTACGAATATACGGTTCCGAAGAATATTCTCACCAGCTACACTTGGGTGCTGAGCGATTGGACGTCTTGCAATCGCGTCTGCCAAGGCACGATGCGTCGCACACCGGAATGTCGCAGTACCGAAAACAAGGATGTTCTTCCGGATGACTATTGCAGAGCGGAGAGCAAGCCGTCCGAAGAAAATCAGCCATGCAACATGCATTGTACCGTCAGGTCAGTtgaatggtgaaaaaattcattcgaaatcCAAAACCATATTTTTCGAACTACGCtcgaaaaaaatctgcaacaTTGTTTCCAGAGATGAATAATACAGTTATTCCGATAATGTCTGAGGGATTTTAGgaaattttacacaatttttggAACAACTTCGAACATTCTTTCGAAAATCCATTTTctattgaaaatctgaaaaactcCGAGTTACTAAGTGCTTGAATATGATTGGTCAAGTTCTGGGTGAAAATCGAATGAATGGACGAAGaggtgaaaattgaatcaattcCGAAGGAAaacttatacatatttttcatacttcaTTCTGTATCGCAAATCTTCAAAGTTTTGAGTTTTGATCTTTctgggaatgaaaaaaagtttgacaaacgtttgaaattagttttcccgaaaaatcttgaataatgtgcaaaataatattttcaataaaactaGAATCATGAACAGAATACAGAaaggttttaaaaatatcgaggtttttttctacaaaattttcgaagttgattttttcctcgtaggaataaaaatatttctaaaacgTATCTAAactttctgaaaaattattccctGAAACTGTTAGAAacgaatatttcaattaaatttgcaaatttttgggTAAAGCTTCTGCAAGTAATTTTCGCCTCGATAATCACCGATTTCTGTCATCATTAAACACTGTGTTTACACTGTGTTGGACTGAAGTCGCGACAAATTTTCCACGCTCCAGACATTTTGTAATCCAGCAAAGTTCCTTCCGAAACTTGTTTCACTCCAATTCGTGTAACAGCCTCGCATTATGGGATCTGGATTTCAGGTGGATCGTCATCAGCGAATCTGAGTGCTCCAGTCATTGCGGTCCAGGCACACGAACCGTTATCTCTCAGTGCATGTATCAATTTTCTGCCGGCACAAGGCCGATATCTGAACACGCTTGCGTTCATCTTGCGAGGCCAGCCAGCCGAGAGGTTTGCATAGGACCATGCGACGAGGCTCATTGGCTGTATGGACAGTGGGGACACTGCAGCAAGACGTGTGGTGGTGGAATACAATTCCGCACAGCTACTTGTGTCGATTCGAACAATTATCCGGTACCCGAAAGCAAATGTGACTCTGAAAATAAGGTGTTACAGCAAATCTGTGAACAGGGTGCATGTCCGAAATGGACTCTTGCGTTAGACTGGACGCCGGTAtgtaaaataagaatattcatgTGGATAGTAGGATGTATTAAATTTAAACAGTATACCGCTTTTCTTTTACAAGTAGACGGCTGAAAAAGTTGGCGAATTTTAGGAATTTGTGTCTCAACAATTGATTAATCAATTCAGTtgtggttctttttttttgttcaaatttatgtagatggaattttatttgcgttttttttcatcggtaTTGATCAATAGAAAGCGTTTTCATTGGCTATAACGTCAAGCATTTCGCTCGATGACATGTTTTGCGGTGCCCGCGATGACTCAAAAACGGCTCTACCGatttacttcaagttttgaGACagtatttttgtataataaatctCCTTTGCTTGATGAAACTCGTAAATTGcaacaaaaatgaaacttaATCTTCGGAAGGTCGCCATTTTGtagaacgaaataaaaataaaaagttcaatgaacgaaatgaattttcatgatttgaatgatttttgaaagcCGTATTGTGACAGCGATCTAAAATTTTGCTTAATTCTACTTAAGAACGTAAGTAActttgtatttaaaaaaaattgagtcgACAAGATGTTCCATCACAATCGTAAATCGGCcatcataaaaaattataacccCACATTGAAActcaatttcatttcgatcAAGTTTGCTAAAATCCATCAtccgtcaatttttcagtgCTCAGTCACATGCGGCAATGGTACACAAGAACAACCTTACTGGTGTCAGATAGAAAATCGTGTTATATCAGCCACATATTGCACCGATCCGAGGCCCGTATCCTCAAGAATATGCGATATGGGACCATGTTTCAAATGGCATTCCAGCGAATGGAGTCCGGTAAGCTAAAAGCTTCATTAGCTCGTTAGATATGAATCGAAACAATTCGTAGACTGATCAGATTTTTTGTCTTAGTGTTCCGTGAGCTGTGGGGAGGGAGTGTTGCGACGAGAAATTACTTGCAGAAATGTCAACGGCACTCCAAGTTCAGAATGTGATACTTTGCACGCACCACCGAGGACGAGATTATGCAAGCATCAGCCTTGTCCTATCCAGGTAATCACGTATCCATTACGGATCGTTTCATTCGTTTCCACTATCATTGGCCTtacaaaaaaaacattactgGAGTTTTTCTAACGGTTTCTCCTATTCGGAATTAGTCCTCTTTGATCCAGAGAGTCCGACCAATTCATCCTTGAGCAAATGATTCGcaacaacatttttcacaacaatATTTCCAACTTTGTCCGGTACTTGGAAACGCTGAGATTTTTCAgctaaattttaacgatttcTCACAGGTGATATCGACTACCCCAATAACGTACGCTGCTGACTCTGATGATTTCAACAAGCAACACGAGAACGAAATTGACCAGTTTCACCCTGGATACACCTGGCGGACTGGAAGCTTTGGCAATGTAAGTAAAGACACCAGTCCTTCGATGGATTTTTATACAGTTATCACTCACTGATTTCCATTTTTCGATATCAATTTTCATGCGGTTTGACGTTGTCGTCAAAACGTAGAAGAGATCACGAGATCCTATATTTTACAGTGCTCAAAGCCGTGTAACGGTGGCTCTCAAAGTAGGATGGTCAGGTGTAGCTCGGCTATATCGGGCGAAGTTTCCAACGACGACTATTGCGATCAGAAACAAAAACCACCAACGGTCATTCTATGCAATCAACACGCCTGCCCGCGATGGAATACTGGTGATTGGAGCCAGGTGAGATGGGGAAAGTCAATGTGGCATGAATCTAGGGGGTGTAATTTTAACGTTAAAAAAACGAGGGAATTCTTTCAGTGCGCTTCTACGTGTGGTCCGGGATTCCAACATCGTCAAGTACGCTGTCAAAGTGATCGCGGCGAGATTCTACCCGATAAAGAATGTTCCGAAAGTGAAAAACCTTATCATGTTCGGAGGTGCTTTAAGGAAGCATGTACAGGCGCAAAGACACAAGGATTGCATTCCTCGAATATTCCGGGATCAGTAAGGTGGAGAGTTTCGAAGTTCACCCCCGTAAGTTAAAGCTAATCAGTTTTATTCATGTGGTTAGCGTACATGTATTTCATTGTTGAGTCGCAATTTCATCCGTGAAGATTGTTGTCCAATGATATCAGTAACgtgtcaatttttatcgtacGTCTTATGCCAAGTCGTTTGCTATCGTATTTCAATTAACGTGCGCGAACAAACTGTTGTGATATTCATCCGcccggaaatttttttacacttcatCACAACATAAAGACAAATAGTGTCCGAGCAACAGTGTTACAACATCACTCGAGTTTCCGGTTCAGAGACTATCACGTGGTTCATAAACATAATCACATCCTCggtggaaattttcattttttttttttttttgttacttttctACGAAAATCTACGCTAAACTATAACCGTTATTCTATTGAATTGTAGATTGTCTTGCAAATTCGTACAACTTTACAACAGTTTacggaattttatttccatttttgtagaaattttttgcacaaattCACTGATGCAGTAAAAAGTACATTATACTCACTTATGAAAAATCACGGCGTTatgtgtcaatttttttggaaccgtcgagtttttatttcgttgtAGATATTGTAGACGATTTCAAGTTTCTATGAAGCATCTACAAACACAACGGTTTTCTAAGACTTTTTGTTTTAGAAAATTCCTCCGCCAATCAAATCGAACCAGCAGAGTGCAATGACCAAACTCGCATTTAACTGACGTGTCGATTTCGCCTGACACgaatacaatttcaaaattctcaatGCACTTATTGACTTAATCTTATTCTAGCATTCAAAAGTTTATTCTCACGTgcttgaatataaaatattgcaCAAAACTTTGTAATCGCTACTTTAAATTTGAGCCCTTGGTACTCAGCGTCTAAATTCGACCGATGAATATTCATCTTAGTAGATtcagtaaataatattttttttttcttctttgaatCACTGATCACAATACTAATAAATTCATATACCACGTTAAGTTCTTTGTCAACTTCAAGGCGGACGATCAATATCAAGTATTTGCAATATAAATGTTGACGCATTGAACCTAAGTACCAAAGTGTCAATTTTTTGAGACGTCAACCAATACATTGATATTTCAGATCCACTGAAATTTAACACGTGGATAAAACTCTCATTGTAAACCTTGAAGTAGAAACAGAACTAGCATAATACTTATGAGCTTATACTGTAGTACAATTATAATGATTACAATTCGGTGAGTTATTAACGAGCTCACACATGCCACACCAATTAAAATGCAACGTCTCACTTTgcttgaaatcaaaatttttgcacgACTGGCAAATTTTTCCAGTGTTCAAAATCGTGCGGATATGGTACTAAAACTCGCAGGGTGGACTGCGTAGCAAAGACTGGCACAGCCGAGGTTACGGTTGAAGACCAAAAGTGCGCAGGGCTAAAACGGCGACCCAAGTCACAGAGGCCATGTCAGCAAAGACCATGTGCCTTGACTTGGCAGGAGGGACCCTGGACTGAGGTACCCATGCCACACAACCACACCACTCTCATTGACCGATAGCAAGATTAGGGTTGCATTTTTCGCAATCAAATTATCACGACTCGTTATGCCATTATTTGGATAGATAATTTgaacggaaaagaaaaaaaaaacatgcaaaaAATGGAACTGGGGATATGTAAATAATGATTTACCTGTCGATGATCAAAGTTCGTTCTATgcgttttcttattttttttgttttcaagattcaaatattgtgaaagAGAATGGAATGCGTTCATTTTTAAGAATGTATACAGATGAACCGGTAATATTGTCATTGAAGGGTGAATATAGTAAACTACGGATCATTAATCATATTGGAGTAAAATTAATAGTTTCTTTTAGAATTCTTTTGTAAAGTCTCCATATCCAGATACgggaaaaatattcttgacaAATGTTCTTATTTCGTTGTTTCTCAAAGTATCGgttaatttacaaaatttttaacgtaTTTGTTGCAATTTCTGAGGTCCATTTTTAGATAAATTCAGGGTAAACACTTGATTTGtgaaagtttcgaaaaatcctTTTTTAAGaactttttctttgaaattgagAAGTTTCTAAACGTTTTTACCAGAGactcgaatattttttctcacaattacggttcaaaaattatttgtggaTGACATTATCAAATTTGCAATAAGAAGTTAAGTATTACTTGATAAGCTTCTAACTAGTGTGTTTACCACGAAAGAATGTTGATCAGAAAATCAGATTACACACTTTTGATTTTGATTACACTCTAAATTTTTACGATGGTGCGATATGGTACATATACccggacaatctcttgaaacttgaaaatcaatcgcgcatgcgcgagtttcaTCGGCTCTTtgtgcaggctggccatcccgagttttcagctgtcaaactgtttctggtggcgatgtagttgatacgaattttcgaagttagaatctcaaatcattcaggtagtgactcggaaaaggttgggaagcatttgttctTGTGTCgaaaagttgattcttcaaagaacggtcgaaATTTAACGattatgctctttgaaaattcaaacgtacacattttgcgtacgttggcccgcctgcatcgccgataagaatatcgctgcaggaagatttcgccgaccaatgagatcaaattatttggtgcgtgcgcagttgattttcaagtttcaagagattgtcccggtatagcCAACTTTAAAGTGTAACGATATGTTACAAATGACTAATGAACGTCATGCTCGCaatcaagaaaattttaaccatACAATTGTGCTCTTAAGCTGTTCCATTCAATGATAACCTTAGTTATCTTCAATCAAACAACTAACTCTGATCATAGACGATATTCTTGTGTGATTGCAGTATCTCGATTGATACGCGTAGAAGATTAGAGTCCTAGCCCTACTGTAACGTgtgtttaatatttttgctTTTTGAATGCTGTATATCTACTACTTTGGCGGGAAATTGGcacatgaaaattttcgggCATGTATTAGGGTATTCacagtatttttaattttcttattttcataataGCGCACGATTATATGATGTTGCAGCGCTTGGCAATGTTTATTCACGTTGCTTTAATTTGCACATTTTACAGTTAATATTTATGTTACGCTTACTTCACAATATTCCTGTctcgttttaatttttgtttttttgtccTTCTTTTTTGGGAGCTCAAACTTGACATGCTTATTTAACAACCAATTATTGCACAAACTTTTTCTCTTTGCTAACTTACTCATATACgtactttttatttcctccTAAGTCTAGTTGAACTCGTCTTTCGATACTATTGAACGAGTTCTCAATCACACTAttcattcaatattttatcGCCTTACTACTACTGCAAACTTGTTTATGAAGCTCGCAAAATATCGTCTGTTCACGTGTATGTGttgcgataaaaatatttttttttccgccgATTTTCCAAATTAAAACAGATCTGTTATTGTACCTACTAcaattaaaatgaatattattaccCGTATACGAAAAGTCTATCGTTTTTACTATATTATTGCATGAGCATGATTTATGTTTACAAGCGTAAGGGTGGTACCCAAATTCGTTTGTTCAAAAGAAATCTGTCAGATCTCAATCGccgaattttcatttgaaagtaacatgtttaaaaatcgaaacttacattttctatttcacgAAGTTTTTATTGCTGAGAGTAGACTTATTGTTAATATAAGTAGCAGCAATTGTGCAGTATCTATTAAAAATCTCTTTTGTGGACTCGagtttctcataattttgccTCCAAATCTCAATGACAGACTAAATTCGAAATTCACTTGGGTACTATCCATTTACATGCATATCAACGTACGAGAATAAAGGAAATAGTCTCTGATTAACGGTGCATCATTACAAACAATACTGAtaccgaaaatgaaaatgaacatttgtgaatattataattcatATACTTTCATAGACCATTTCTTACAGACCTCTATTTGCAAATCTTGTACCTTCCTCTAATCTCGAAAACAAATCACAATGTGTCGACGAATCAATGTGGTGgttctgtgttttttttttttcttacctgaTTACACAATTCAACACGTTTCAATACTGAATGCATTTTATACACAGTGTTCGGCAGAGTGTGGAAATGGAATGCAAATGCGAACAGTCACTTGTCATCGAGTCAATAAATATGAATGGATGGATCCGACACCCGTCAATGGCTGTCGAATGAGTGAAAGGCCCGCAACTGAACAAACGTGCAAGCTCCGCGAATGCGATGATGAATATTACTGGGTGGCTGAACCATGGAGAAAGGTACCGTAAACGTACTAACCCTTATTTTTATTGGCAAAACGTGGTAAATTCAATTCCAGTAATATCTAGGATAATTATAGCGCATGTATATTGATAAGAATTTATTGGGACCCTTAGCAGATTGAGAACccaactgcgcatgcgcgagcttTGTCGTCTTTccgtgcaggctggccacctCAAGTTTGAGTTTCTTAAATGCAGCTGTCTATAGTTTATGAAGACaaagggaaattttttttgggcaaactTACGAATAAATCGGCTGCCCTGTATTGCCGATGAAAATGTGACCAGGTACGAGCTCGTCGGCCGATagagttcaattattttgcgcatgcgcagtcacCTACTCTACCTGCTAAGTTTCACCGTCTCCATTGTACGGTACGTTGAGATTTATATGTGAATGATATGTTTTTCACCAGTGCTCCGCTACTTGTGGACGTAAAGGAAAACAAGTAAGAAGGTTATTTTGTAAACGAAAAGATGGTACAAGGGTGAAAAATCGCTTTTGTCCCCGTGCACTGAAGCCACTGCGTAGACGCAAGTGTAACATACGCCGATGCGGTCTACTTTCATGTCTGGAAgctaaaaagaaattcaaaacaaCTCAAGATGGCGAATATTTACTGATAATTGGTGGAAA is drawn from Neodiprion fabricii isolate iyNeoFabr1 chromosome 3, iyNeoFabr1.1, whole genome shotgun sequence and contains these coding sequences:
- the LOC124177643 gene encoding A disintegrin and metalloproteinase with thrombospondin motifs 9-like isoform X3 — protein: MSGHIRTSTGSYLIEPADRQTAGRGLTDKPVLHQIYLASATRSNSNSVNLPDDRTGENDCVLIDNIDDEAPALLIDDTSGPKIYVGEHPRRERRSIYRKSHAEESREDYYTDSDDFGRDDVSEFVRHGDQRQFLGQYQRPRNRYFPNERRINPLQKYQNYEIEDPFSSWRPRRALPQEYFIEIMVVADAKMAEYHGEGLQNYILILMSTVSLIYKDPSIGNAISIVVVKIKNTTETFGTKQVNNGGIPANEMLNTFCLWQKHNNNPDETSPEHYDAALLLTRENLCHNTQEHRCDTLGLAQLGKMCNPRSSCAIVQDNGLAAAFTIAHEIGHVLSMPHDDDKNCRKYRGNTRIHNVMSRMLDDNTFPWEWSNCSRHFVTDYLDSGYGNCLLDEPSATTIPRTQRLPGEDYSENKQCELVFGVGSKICPFMAVCRRLWCTAPVWDPAQACHTQHMPWADGTACAYGKWCHRGECVSRKHLKPVDGQWGPWGDYGECTRTCGGGIKKKYRECNNPLPQNGGNYCIGTRVKYRSCGTKDCPSDSKDFREEQCSKFNNNNMNIRNLARNVKWHAKYNRILPNDRCKLYCEVESNQYYMLRDKVIDGTPCGLDTFDICVNGRCKAAGCDHILNSSAELDTCGVCKGDNSTCQRITGSYNISRYGYTRVTKIPAGSSYIDIRQHGWRGSNNDSNYLALKNGETGENILNGKYMVAHRKVIIQPGITIEYSGPESVIERLNSSRPIAFDLILEILSVGSLYPPQISYEYTVPKNILTSYTWVLSDWTSCNRVCQGTMRRTPECRSTENKDVLPDDYCRAESKPSEENQPCNMHCTVRWIVISESECSSHCGPGTRTVISQCMYQFSAGTRPISEHACVHLARPASREVCIGPCDEAHWLYGQWGHCSKTCGGGIQFRTATCVDSNNYPVPESKCDSENKVLQQICEQGACPKWTLALDWTPCSVTCGNGTQEQPYWCQIENRVISATYCTDPRPVSSRICDMGPCFKWHSSEWSPCSVSCGEGVLRREITCRNVNGTPSSECDTLHAPPRTRLCKHQPCPIQVISTTPITYAADSDDFNKQHENEIDQFHPGYTWRTGSFGNCSKPCNGGSQSRMVRCSSAISGEVSNDDYCDQKQKPPTVILCNQHACPRWNTGDWSQCASTCGPGFQHRQVRCQSDRGEILPDKECSESEKPYHVRRCFKEACTGAKTQGLHSSNIPGSVRWRVSKFTPCSKSCGYGTKTRRVDCVAKTGTAEVTVEDQKCAGLKRRPKSQRPCQQRPCALTWQEGPWTECSAECGNGMQMRTVTCHRVNKYEWMDPTPVNGCRMSERPATEQTCKLRECDDEYYWVAEPWRKCSATCGRKGKQVRRLFCKRKDGTRVKNRFCPRALKPLRRRKCNIRRCGLLSCLEAKKKFKTTQDGEYLLIIGGKNMSIYCHNMTGDQPLEYLTLASGDHENFAEIYDKRLLDPRTCPFNGQRNDNCKCANYTGSTSGRTMFRRIRLDPRTLIVDVDDFTFSWTKGSKRVEFGKAGDCYSSVQCPQGQFSINLVGTQLGLSPTLSWVTQGSMTSRIINKINQQKVVGKCGGYCGFCKLQTGLKLDVLPP